The Maridesulfovibrio sp. genomic sequence AAAACTTATAGCGCATGGATGCACCGGCTGCGTCTCCGGTAAGATGAAAACGCAAAGCTGAATTATCCCATTCATCCAGCGGAAGGCCTTTAAGCTCCAGATCTATATTCAAAGTTCCCGATGTGCCTGCCCCCTTGACCAGTTCCACACCGGTTATGAATAGCGGATGCAGGTCTACATCGTAAGTGGTGGAAAATGTACAGGGCACCCCACTAACCGGAATTGATGCGATCTGCGATCCACTGGGAACCCTGATGCTTTCCATCAAGCTCGGCTTGGGGGTAAATTTGATGATCGTGGTTGAAGGAATGGGCCGCAGGTAATGCGGGAAAATAAGCTGTACCAGACCGTGTACTATCTCGGGGAATTCATCGTCCAGCTTCTGGTTGATCATGCCGGACAGAAATGCCGAGCCTTCCAGAAGCCGCTCAACATCAGGATCGGCTCCCGGTCCGGTCAGCATGGGAGCCAGCGCCGGGTGGGTCTTGGAAAACTCCACCGCCAGTTCTCGCAAATGGCTCAGTTCCCTCTGATAATACTTTTCGATCATACTCTGTATGCCTCCGGCGGCCCTGCCGGGGGCCTTAAACCCTTTTGCAAAGGGGTTTAAGAATCCCAAAAACTTTTAATAGGGCTTCGCCACTTTTAAATTCGAGAAACTAGTTATCTTTTACTGAAATCTGACCGTCCGGATCAAGGACCGTCTCGAACACTACGGGCATGTCCTGACCTTCGAGGGCCAGCTTGGCCTGCAGCTTAAAATGCAGAGCCAGAGGGTTGTCCTCCATAGGCACAAACTTGATGTTTACGTTTGCCAGCCGGGGTTCATACTTGAGGATGACCTCGGTCATTGATTCCTCAATGGAGCGTACAGCATCCAGCCCGGTGGCCCCGATCATGGAAGTGAAATCCGGCACCCCGAAATCCGGGGCGATCTGAGCATTTCCCTGCCGCGTATTCAGAATCATGCGCAGATAATCAAGAACAGACTTGACCACCTGTCCCGGCTCGGCGCTATCACGCCAGTCCGGGTCCTCTTCCATGAAGCGGATACGTTCAAGAAGTCGCTGGGTGGTCAAGATTGTCTCCGTTATTCAGGACAGGGGGTTCCCCTGTCCTGAATATCAGTTTTAGCTGGACTTCCAGTCGTCAGTATATTCGATATTGCCGTCAGCGTAGGTCCAAGTGATCTTGGAATAAGTAAAGCTGACATCTTCCATGTCATGATAAGCCTTGTTGTCTGGCAGAAAAGTTACCGGTTTATAGCTGTGGAGGTTGACGATAATCGCTTCTTCCATCTTGATGGTGTAGTACTTCTTCTCGATTCCGGT encodes the following:
- the tssE gene encoding type VI secretion system baseplate subunit TssE, which encodes MTTQRLLERIRFMEEDPDWRDSAEPGQVVKSVLDYLRMILNTRQGNAQIAPDFGVPDFTSMIGATGLDAVRSIEESMTEVILKYEPRLANVNIKFVPMEDNPLALHFKLQAKLALEGQDMPVVFETVLDPDGQISVKDN